Proteins from one Patescibacteria group bacterium genomic window:
- a CDS encoding DUF1566 domain-containing protein, producing MFKSLKSKTIFRIPTVALIAAVAVLAGGAVVWGVMVSDTFTSTSKVAATWQTTVATSTGEVTLKEQSCDNGPWFCADTAVCTSTLADGNGLLVARTDVSPNMWKNVDTACDPPQCSITGGQTDNLVADNTVIFGATYPAREACKALGGRLPTKDELSCIYTNRATFGNNFISSGYWSSTESSAAYAWLVFFNTGTPNPNFNKSIGYYVRCVRGWSN from the coding sequence ATGTTCAAATCTTTGAAATCGAAAACTATTTTCCGGATTCCGACGGTGGCACTTATTGCTGCGGTAGCTGTTTTGGCGGGTGGGGCGGTTGTTTGGGGGGTGATGGTTTCGGACACGTTTACCAGCACCAGTAAGGTGGCCGCGACTTGGCAGACGACGGTGGCGACTAGCACGGGGGAGGTGACTTTGAAGGAGCAGAGTTGTGACAATGGTCCTTGGTTTTGTGCTGATACTGCGGTTTGTACAAGCACTTTGGCTGATGGTAATGGCTTGCTGGTTGCTCGGACGGATGTTTCGCCAAATATGTGGAAAAATGTCGACACTGCTTGCGACCCGCCACAATGCTCAATTACCGGAGGGCAAACAGATAATCTGGTTGCTGACAATACAGTTATCTTTGGAGCCACTTATCCAGCACGTGAAGCTTGCAAGGCGCTAGGTGGTCGCTTGCCAACCAAGGATGAACTTAGTTGTATATACACCAATAGAGCAACTTTTGGTAATAATTTTATATCTAGTGGTTATTGGTCTTCTACGGAGAGTAGCGCTGCGTATGCCTGGCTCGTCTTTTTTAATACTGGAACGCCAAACCCCAACTTTAACAAGTCTATCGGATATTACGTCCGTTGTGTTCGGGGGTGGTCAAATTAG
- the mutM gene encoding bifunctional DNA-formamidopyrimidine glycosylase/DNA-(apurinic or apyrimidinic site) lyase, which translates to MPELPEVETIKNDLRAKIVRKKITALELTNKGSVRLTNDFEKKIVQAFFVEINRKGKLLIFKLSGGDYLLIHLKMTGQLIYQARQRGKDIYIAGGHGQEMEDLPNRHTRIILRFADNANLYFNDLRKFGYWQLVNEAELQKVLAKYGPEPLEKEFKKKYLQKIFQKTSRLIKAVLLDQSLIAGIGNIYADEILFAAAVRPDRRAASLSEGEIEEIWKNSRTVIKNAIKYRGTTFNNYRDAEGRKGNYVQKLKVYGRKNLQCLRCGHKIIKQKIAGRGTSYCEWCQK; encoded by the coding sequence ATGCCAGAATTGCCGGAAGTTGAGACAATTAAAAATGACTTGCGGGCGAAAATCGTGCGCAAGAAAATTACTGCCCTAGAGCTCACAAATAAAGGCAGTGTTCGTTTGACCAATGATTTTGAAAAAAAAATTGTGCAGGCCTTTTTCGTGGAGATAAACCGCAAGGGCAAACTTTTGATATTTAAATTAAGTGGCGGTGATTATTTATTGATTCATTTAAAGATGACAGGACAACTGATTTATCAGGCAAGACAGCGCGGTAAGGATATTTATATTGCCGGTGGTCACGGTCAGGAGATGGAAGATTTGCCAAATCGGCATACGCGAATAATTTTGCGCTTTGCAGATAACGCCAATCTTTATTTCAATGATTTACGTAAATTTGGCTATTGGCAATTAGTGAATGAGGCAGAGCTACAAAAAGTGCTAGCGAAGTATGGACCGGAGCCATTGGAGAAGGAATTTAAGAAAAAATATTTACAAAAGATATTTCAAAAAACGAGTCGTCTAATCAAGGCGGTGCTTTTGGATCAGAGCTTGATTGCTGGGATCGGTAATATTTATGCTGATGAGATTTTATTCGCGGCAGCAGTACGTCCAGATCGTCGTGCGGCTAGTTTGTCTGAAGGGGAAATTGAAGAGATTTGGAAGAATTCCAGAACGGTAATTAAAAATGCCATTAAATATCGAGGCACGACTTTTAATAATTACCGTGACGCGGAAGGGCGCAAGGGTAATTATGTTCAGAAATTAAAAGTTTATGGTCGCAAAAATTTGCAGTGTTTGCGTTGCGGCCATAAAATAATTAAACAAAAAATCGCCGGGCGGGGGACGTCTTATTGTGAATGGTGTCAGAAATAA
- a CDS encoding VCBS repeat-containing protein, with protein MRIPMLLRKNNIKLAKLIPFFVLVLGFFVFKGVLAANYWVTDPASCPSTNQTYYPGQNCDDLDICGTLSGNIAQCYDTDTINPPVAGGTSNTIYSGALPGGYILDCFATDSSASGGYCSNNGDWWCNASSTCTTVHRKTDCAANQAGVATCGTCSTGYEYCDGSYVDGNGCEVQIGVTATGTNAHYETGCAATCNTNYFDCNAEGPALTDGCEIHNGATCVSPSGLIGEYDNCSGLDGYCRVNASYFETGVNVRYATSSSLLWGTQYGSGNLMELSASNTPGGIFTITNDGRVGIGTSTLGANNMLTVGLDAGSQFIVSKSGVVTGGSWQAGIIGLAYGGTGLNLASSTGFLYLSNGTSTATTTIHIGNTDLAVANTGGSTLLSYVGNTITLDTAGNWMGTVEGIDLSAASNTWDATTDLVNASSSSWTMAYDVIAASSSEWSNKVSSQWTTSGSDIYYNTGNVSIGTTSSNYKLSIIGNTAISSTSNQLTLIDSTDPANYAYFSKESASNNLFLYNTILKQPTSTWIARDSNRNWQSIAMSADGTKQTATVYGGQIYTSTDSGATWTPRDSNRNWRRVAMSLDGTKQTAVVNGGQIYTSADSGATWTPRDSNRGWYGVAMSADGTKQTATDWSPGQLYTSTDSGATWTPRGPSSYWISVAMSADGTKQTAVPNGGQAYTSTDSGVTWTVRGSYVSWLDVAVSINGVVQAGVGNGYPNYASTDSGVTWTPGTLPSYAWKGVAMSSDGIRQTLVSSNGPIYASIDSGANWTTKDSTRSWQSVAMSADGTKQTAVVYGGQIYTFASNEAKQQIALINSKSSTDPTEYGINTFGNTNGRTVLDGLSLRFNIGGVEKMQLNSTGLAIGTTTASQMLTIGSTTGAQFLVSSTGVVTAGTWNGSALTNTYIASSSIWNTTTNTVNASSSNWTSAYNIINASSTDWQNTYNTVNTNTWLADADFAANGLMVRTAAGTYINRTTTGTANQIVVTNGDGVSGNPSFGLASAVYLGTSGLIGSDSNNYVDFNTANQIGFKANGAMRMVLNSSGYLGIGTTSPSQMLSIGATSSQQFLVNNIGQVIGGAWMGSAITNTYIASSSIWNATTVTVNASSTNWTSAYNIVNASSSSWLYDAKFATNGLMVRTANGVYTSRTATGTADQIFVTNGDGVSGNPTFGLASAVYLGAAGKLGRDADNLVDFSIDNQITWRTNAINQMVLNSSGYLGIGTTTPSNALTVLSSNGAQLRLAYDASNYAEFAVDNTGQLSIGSNGFQTTIVGAGDESFRVDAAGNIIIGTSTALAKLTLWGTSGMDLLNIASSTGSSLFVIKQNGYLGIGTTSPSQMLTVGNNNQFTVSSAGFATTTGLYSSGQGIFARIPVGSNVGDGSLYINPSAYAVGSVVSWSAKSAWNAPDIGDQASPTFIDLDSDGDLDLMIGETNGQVLAYENTGSSLNPSWTPHAGWDAPAQDNNTSPAFTDLDNDGLVDMLIGRNDGSSYAYRNTGTLSAPVWTRQAGWDLLDIGTMAAPVFVDLDNDGDKDLLVGEASGIAYGYKNTGTVFAPTWSAFASWDAPDIGGFAAPTLADLDGDGDLDLIIGDSSGVSYGYENTGTISNPTWTAHSSWNTPDIGTYGSPTFADLDNDGDKDLLIGSAGGDGISYAYENTGTIGGIVNTLFGVAVDGSEKFRINAQGNVIANGSLTLSGGITATANIGVSGAALSINQNGLGKIVDFKDGGNSVFVIQDGGYVGIGTTTPDRKLSVMGSVGIASTSNQLTLIDSADSANYAYFSKENVSSNFSLYNTVTKQATNTWTARETTRNWYNVAMSVDGVKQAAVAFGGQIYTSADSGATWTARDSARNWYGVSMSADGVKQTAVVNGGQIYTSTDSGATWTPRDSARNWYGISMSADGTKQTAVANAGQIYTSTDSGATWTARDSVRDWYSVVISADGTKQTAVVLAGQIYTSTDSGATWTARDSVRDWYDVAMSTDGTKQTAVDSGGQIYTSTDSGVAWTARDSNRSWASVAMSADGVKQVAVDYNGQIYASADYGATWSARESSLSWSGVAMSADGTKQTAVVWNGQIYTYVGSETKQQIAFISSKASLDPSEYGINIFGNTNGRTVLDGLSLRFNIGGAEKMQLNANGNLGIGTTTSTYKLTVVGGTGENLLQIATSTNAGIFIINANGNVGIGTTTPAHKLTVAGGTGIISASSQLTLIDSTDSTNYAYFSKENASNNFSFYNTVIKQPTSSWIARDSSRTWQDVAMTTDGTKQTAVVEGGQIYISADSGATWTAKDASRDWVSVTMSADGVKQTAVVFGGQIYVSADSGATWTAKDSTRNWRSVAMSADGTKQTAVVDGGQIYISADSGATWTAKDSNRDWRSVAMSADGTKQTVVNNLGQIYISVDSGATWTAKDASRDWVSVTMSADGVKQTAVVWGGQIYISADSGATWTAKDSNRGWQDVAMSADGTKQTAVVWGGKMYISIDSGSTWMENDSDRNWQSFTMSADGSKKVATVYNGQIYTYVGSETKEQIAVINSKSSANSAEYGINTFGNTNGRTVLDGLTLRFNIGGAEKVQLNANGYLGIGTTSPQSKLTVYGDALLEGSNRYLNFGTATGTAGYGFYDNAGTIQLKHASGAWGNLPNLVASGTAGYIPYFATNGNALTATSALFVASDGKIGIGTTSPSAKLDIWGNLNVATGTVPTLYVDTATNRVAIGKAVSELMTTLDVGGYMSVSNQINIRGAWTQFQATDADADLEFKTAAGNGAVIFTVNGATKALTAYQNGNIGIGTTTPSYMLTVGATSSQQFLVSNVGAVTIPGGLTFSGASSNIALGSNYLSGDGGDEGIYIDNAGNVMMGTTTASAKLSLDGLMYVGGTGTSTITSNLQVLGALKVGNASTYIDTNSITFSAGATINSNSSINLNPGATSTVNIGGNGLVLTGTSTMPTAPTEGQFSYNNRTKKISYYTGTDWKEVKDGEGVSFGTKEGNKTTGASPYSVATGDLNNDGYIDLAVANYASNTVSTFLNNGNGAFTDKVDNVTGLNPYSVAIGDINNDGYADLAVANSNSATVSTFLNNRNGTFSAKVDKTTGTSPYSVAIGDLNNDGYADLAVANYGSITVSTFINSTTTPGTFAVKVDNTTGTNPYSVAIGDLNNDGYADLAVANYGSATVSTFLNNRNSTF; from the coding sequence ATGCGCATCCCCATGCTTTTGAGAAAGAATAATATAAAATTAGCGAAGCTAATACCATTTTTTGTTTTGGTATTAGGTTTTTTTGTATTTAAGGGTGTTTTGGCGGCGAATTATTGGGTAACTGATCCCGCTAGTTGTCCTTCGACTAATCAAACTTATTATCCAGGGCAAAATTGTGATGATTTAGATATTTGCGGCACGCTTTCTGGTAATATTGCACAATGTTATGATACAGATACTATTAATCCACCGGTAGCAGGTGGCACTTCCAATACGATTTATTCCGGTGCTTTGCCGGGTGGATATATTTTGGATTGTTTTGCTACCGATTCTAGTGCGAGTGGTGGTTATTGTAGTAATAATGGTGATTGGTGGTGTAATGCCAGCTCTACTTGTACAACAGTGCATCGTAAAACTGATTGTGCGGCTAATCAGGCAGGTGTAGCGACTTGTGGCACCTGTAGCACTGGTTACGAGTATTGTGACGGTTCTTATGTTGACGGCAATGGTTGCGAAGTGCAGATTGGCGTGACGGCAACAGGAACTAATGCGCACTATGAAACCGGTTGCGCAGCGACCTGTAATACTAACTATTTTGATTGTAATGCTGAAGGTCCAGCCTTGACTGATGGTTGTGAAATCCATAACGGCGCTACCTGTGTCAGTCCGAGCGGTTTGATTGGCGAATATGATAATTGCAGCGGTTTGGATGGTTATTGTCGAGTGAATGCGAGCTATTTTGAAACCGGGGTGAATGTTCGCTATGCCACCAGCTCATCATTGCTCTGGGGTACTCAATACGGCAGCGGCAATCTGATGGAATTATCGGCTAGCAATACTCCGGGGGGGATTTTTACAATTACCAATGATGGACGAGTGGGAATTGGGACTAGCACTTTGGGCGCTAATAATATGTTGACTGTCGGTTTAGATGCTGGTAGCCAGTTTATTGTGAGCAAGTCCGGTGTGGTGACTGGTGGTAGTTGGCAGGCCGGCATTATCGGCTTGGCTTACGGTGGTACTGGTCTTAACCTGGCTAGTTCGACCGGTTTTTTATATTTAAGCAATGGCACCTCAACGGCGACGACAACGATTCATATCGGCAATACTGATTTAGCTGTTGCCAATACGGGCGGTTCGACACTTTTGTCTTATGTTGGCAACACAATTACGCTAGATACGGCCGGAAATTGGATGGGAACGGTGGAAGGGATTGACCTGAGTGCGGCATCGAACACTTGGGATGCTACAACTGATTTGGTCAATGCTAGTTCATCAAGCTGGACTATGGCTTACGATGTTATTGCTGCTAGTTCATCTGAATGGTCAAATAAAGTTTCTTCACAGTGGACAACTAGTGGCTCGGATATTTACTACAATACCGGCAACGTTAGTATTGGGACTACAAGCTCAAATTACAAATTATCAATAATTGGTAACACGGCTATTTCTAGCACCTCTAATCAGTTGACCTTGATTGATTCTACCGATCCGGCTAATTATGCGTATTTCTCAAAGGAGAGTGCGAGTAATAATTTGTTTTTGTATAATACGATTTTAAAACAACCAACAAGTACATGGATAGCTAGAGACTCAAATAGGAATTGGCAATCCATTGCTATGTCCGCTGACGGTACCAAGCAAACAGCGACAGTTTATGGTGGTCAAATTTATACTTCTACCGATAGTGGCGCCACTTGGACTCCCAGAGATTCAAATAGAAATTGGAGGAGAGTGGCTATGTCTTTAGATGGTACTAAGCAAACAGCGGTGGTTAATGGTGGCCAAATATATACTTCTGCTGATAGTGGCGCCACTTGGACTCCCAGAGATTCAAATAGGGGTTGGTATGGAGTGGCTATGTCCGCTGATGGCACCAAACAAACAGCTACAGATTGGAGTCCTGGGCAACTTTACACTTCTACTGATAGTGGCGCCACTTGGACTCCCAGAGGCCCAAGTAGTTATTGGATTAGCGTAGCTATGTCCGCTGATGGCACAAAGCAAACTGCAGTCCCTAATGGTGGGCAAGCCTACACCTCTACTGATAGTGGCGTAACTTGGACTGTCAGGGGATCATATGTTAGCTGGCTTGATGTCGCAGTGTCTATTAATGGTGTTGTTCAAGCAGGTGTCGGTAATGGATACCCTAATTACGCGTCCACTGATAGTGGAGTAACTTGGACTCCAGGGACTCTGCCGTCATATGCATGGAAAGGAGTGGCTATGTCTTCAGACGGTATTAGACAGACATTGGTATCAAGCAATGGTCCAATATATGCCTCAATTGACAGTGGTGCAAATTGGACTACAAAAGACTCAACTCGTTCATGGCAAAGTGTGGCTATGTCTGCTGACGGAACTAAACAAACAGCAGTGGTTTACGGGGGTCAAATTTATACCTTTGCAAGTAATGAGGCAAAACAACAAATAGCACTAATTAATTCCAAATCCTCCACCGACCCAACTGAATACGGCATCAACACCTTCGGCAACACCAACGGCCGCACAGTGTTAGACGGATTATCACTAAGATTTAATATTGGCGGAGTAGAAAAGATGCAATTAAATTCTACCGGTTTAGCGATTGGCACTACCACTGCATCACAAATGTTAACTATCGGTTCCACGACTGGCGCCCAATTCCTAGTCTCCAGTACTGGCGTTGTCACTGCTGGCACTTGGAATGGTTCAGCGCTTACCAATACCTACATCGCTTCTAGCTCAATTTGGAATACAACGACAAACACAGTCAACGCGAGTTCATCAAACTGGACTAGTGCATATAATATTATTAATGCGAGTTCTACTGATTGGCAAAATACTTATAATACCGTCAACACCAACACTTGGCTTGCTGACGCGGACTTTGCCGCTAACGGTCTAATGGTTCGCACCGCCGCTGGTACTTATATCAACCGTACTACCACTGGCACCGCTAATCAAATTGTCGTCACTAACGGCGATGGTGTCTCTGGCAACCCAAGCTTCGGTCTCGCCAGCGCAGTCTATCTCGGCACCAGCGGTCTAATTGGAAGCGATAGTAATAATTATGTTGATTTTAACACAGCGAATCAGATTGGGTTTAAGGCGAATGGAGCGATGCGGATGGTGTTAAATAGTAGTGGCTATTTAGGAATCGGCACTACATCGCCGTCGCAAATGTTATCTATTGGCGCGACGTCTTCCCAACAATTTCTCGTAAACAACATTGGTCAAGTTATTGGTGGGGCGTGGATGGGTTCTGCAATTACTAATACCTATATCGCCTCTAGTTCGATTTGGAATGCCACTACTGTTACTGTCAACGCCAGTTCAACAAATTGGACCAGTGCTTATAATATCGTTAACGCCAGCTCATCCTCTTGGCTCTATGATGCTAAATTTGCTACCAATGGTCTAATGGTGCGCACAGCTAACGGTGTCTATACATCACGAACGGCAACCGGTACGGCTGATCAAATTTTTGTTACGAATGGCGATGGTGTGAGTGGCAATCCAACCTTCGGATTAGCCAGTGCTGTTTATCTTGGAGCAGCTGGCAAACTAGGTCGAGATGCGGATAATTTAGTTGATTTCTCAATTGATAATCAAATAACTTGGCGAACAAATGCGATTAATCAGATGGTTTTGAATTCCAGCGGTTATTTAGGAATCGGCACAACTACGCCATCAAATGCTTTAACGGTTTTGTCATCAAATGGTGCCCAATTGAGATTGGCTTACGATGCTAGTAATTACGCCGAGTTTGCGGTTGATAATACTGGTCAACTTTCTATTGGCTCAAACGGTTTCCAGACTACCATAGTTGGCGCTGGAGATGAATCTTTTCGGGTTGATGCAGCTGGAAATATAATAATCGGAACTTCAACAGCTTTGGCGAAACTAACTCTTTGGGGGACGTCTGGAATGGATTTGCTAAATATTGCTAGTTCGACTGGTAGCTCATTATTTGTTATTAAGCAAAATGGTTATCTGGGCATTGGCACCACGTCGCCATCGCAAATGTTAACTGTTGGTAATAATAATCAATTTACAGTTTCTTCTGCTGGTTTTGCAACAACAACTGGTCTTTATAGTAGTGGCCAAGGTATATTTGCGAGAATTCCAGTTGGTTCAAATGTTGGCGACGGGTCATTATACATTAATCCTTCCGCTTATGCGGTTGGAAGTGTGGTCTCTTGGTCTGCGAAGTCCGCTTGGAATGCCCCTGATATCGGTGATCAGGCTTCGCCTACATTTATTGATTTAGATTCAGATGGTGATCTTGACTTGATGATTGGTGAAACCAATGGACAAGTTTTGGCCTATGAGAATACCGGATCTAGCCTTAATCCATCTTGGACGCCTCATGCGGGATGGGATGCTCCTGCGCAAGACAATAATACTTCGCCAGCTTTTACTGATTTAGATAACGATGGTTTAGTGGATATGTTGATAGGCAGAAATGATGGTTCGTCTTATGCATATAGAAATACTGGAACATTGTCCGCACCAGTCTGGACAAGACAGGCAGGATGGGACTTGTTAGACATTGGGACAATGGCCGCTCCGGTTTTCGTTGATTTGGATAATGACGGTGATAAAGATTTATTAGTTGGTGAGGCTTCTGGAATTGCGTATGGTTATAAAAATACAGGTACAGTATTCGCACCGACTTGGTCAGCTTTTGCAAGCTGGGATGCTCCCGATATTGGTGGTTTCGCCGCACCGACTCTGGCTGACTTAGATGGAGACGGAGATTTGGATTTGATTATTGGCGATTCAAGTGGTGTATCATATGGTTATGAGAATACGGGCACTATATCTAATCCAACATGGACAGCTCATTCTTCTTGGAATACACCGGATATTGGAACTTATGGTAGCCCGACCTTTGCTGATCTGGACAATGATGGTGACAAAGATTTGCTTATTGGTTCTGCTGGTGGCGATGGCATTTCTTATGCCTATGAAAATACCGGCACTATTGGAGGAATAGTCAATACACTTTTTGGAGTAGCTGTCGATGGTTCAGAAAAGTTTAGAATTAACGCCCAGGGGAATGTAATAGCCAATGGTTCGTTGACGTTAAGCGGAGGCATTACGGCCACTGCTAATATCGGCGTGAGTGGGGCTGCTCTTTCGATAAACCAAAATGGTCTTGGCAAAATTGTTGATTTTAAAGATGGCGGAAATTCAGTTTTTGTAATCCAAGATGGTGGGTATGTTGGCATTGGCACCACTACTCCAGATCGAAAATTGTCAGTCATGGGTTCAGTTGGTATTGCCAGCACTTCCAATCAATTAACTTTGATTGATTCCGCTGATTCTGCTAATTATGCCTATTTCTCCAAAGAAAATGTAAGTAGTAATTTTTCTTTATATAATACAGTGACAAAGCAAGCAACGAATACATGGACGGCTAGAGAGACAACTAGAAATTGGTATAATGTTGCCATGTCAGTTGATGGTGTCAAGCAAGCCGCGGTGGCGTTTGGCGGACAAATCTATACTTCAGCCGATAGCGGGGCAACTTGGACAGCGCGGGATTCAGCCCGTAATTGGTATGGTGTTAGCATGTCGGCTGACGGCGTCAAACAAACAGCCGTGGTTAATGGCGGACAAATTTACACTTCAACCGATAGCGGGGCAACTTGGACACCAAGAGATTCAGCCCGTAATTGGTATGGTATTAGCATGTCGGCTGACGGCACCAAACAAACAGCCGTTGCAAATGCCGGACAAATCTATACTTCAACTGACAGTGGTGCGACTTGGACAGCGCGGGACTCGGTGAGGGATTGGTACAGTGTAGTCATCTCGGCTGACGGTACCAAACAAACAGCTGTAGTTTTAGCCGGTCAAATCTATACGTCAACCGATAGTGGTGCAACGTGGACAGCACGTGATTCAGTGAGAGATTGGTATGATGTAGCGATGTCTACTGACGGCACCAAACAAACAGCCGTTGATAGCGGAGGTCAAATCTACACCTCAACCGACAGTGGTGTTGCCTGGACAGCTAGGGATTCGAACAGAAGTTGGGCGAGCGTGGCGATGTCCGCCGACGGTGTCAAGCAGGTTGCAGTGGATTACAACGGACAAATTTATGCCTCAGCAGATTATGGCGCAACGTGGTCAGCTAGAGAATCAAGCCTAAGTTGGTCTGGTGTGGCGATGTCGGCTGACGGTACCAAACAAACGGCAGTAGTTTGGAATGGACAAATTTATACTTATGTAGGTAGTGAAACCAAACAGCAGATTGCTTTTATTAGCTCGAAAGCGAGCCTAGATCCAAGTGAATACGGCATTAACATTTTTGGCAACACCAACGGTCGCACAGTTTTGGACGGATTATCACTTAGATTTAACATCGGTGGAGCGGAGAAGATGCAATTGAATGCTAATGGTAATCTTGGCATTGGTACGACCACCTCAACGTACAAATTAACCGTTGTTGGTGGCACGGGAGAAAATCTATTACAAATAGCGACTTCGACAAATGCTGGAATATTTATAATTAATGCCAATGGAAATGTTGGTATCGGCACCACCACTCCAGCTCACAAGCTAACTGTTGCCGGTGGCACAGGTATCATTAGCGCTTCTAGCCAATTAACTTTAATTGATTCAACTGATTCGACCAATTATGCTTACTTTTCCAAAGAAAATGCTAGCAATAATTTTTCTTTTTACAATACAGTAATAAAGCAACCAACTAGCTCTTGGATAGCTCGAGATTCGTCAAGAACCTGGCAAGACGTCGCTATGACTACTGATGGCACAAAACAGACAGCCGTAGTTGAAGGGGGTCAAATTTATATTTCAGCAGACAGCGGCGCGACCTGGACAGCTAAGGATGCAAGCAGAGATTGGGTTAGCGTGACCATGTCTGCTGATGGTGTTAAGCAAACAGCGGTAGTTTTTGGTGGTCAAATATATGTATCAGCAGACAGTGGCGCGACCTGGACAGCCAAGGATTCAACTAGGAATTGGCGCAGTGTAGCCATGTCCGCTGACGGCACAAAACAAACAGCCGTAGTTGACGGAGGTCAAATTTATATTTCAGCAGACAGTGGCGCGACCTGGACAGCCAAAGATTCAAATAGGGATTGGCGCAGTGTGGCTATGTCCGCTGACGGCACCAAACAAACAGTGGTAAATAATTTGGGTCAAATTTATATTTCAGTAGACAGCGGCGCGACCTGGACGGCCAAGGATGCAAGCAGAGACTGGGTTAGCGTGACCATGTCTGCTGATGGTGTTAAGCAAACGGCGGTAGTTTGGGGTGGTCAAATTTATATTTCAGCAGACAGTGGCGCGACCTGGACAGCCAAAGATTCAAATAGGGGTTGGCAAGATGTTGCCATGTCGGCTGACGGCACTAAGCAAACGGCAGTAGTTTGGGGTGGTAAAATGTATATCTCAATTGATTCTGGTAGCACCTGGATGGAAAATGATTCTGATAGAAATTGGCAGAGCTTTACTATGTCCGCCGATGGTTCAAAGAAAGTCGCCACAGTTTATAATGGACAAATTTATACTTATGTAGGCAGTGAAACGAAGGAGCAGATTGCTGTTATTAATTCTAAGTCAAGCGCTAATTCGGCAGAATACGGTATCAACACTTTCGGCAACACTAACGGTCGCACAGTTTTAGACGGACTAACACTGAGATTTAATATCGGTGGAGCGGAGAAGGTGCAATTGAATGCAAACGGCTACCTCGGCATCGGCACCACCTCACCACAATCAAAACTAACTGTCTACGGTGATGCTCTCCTAGAAGGCTCTAATCGTTATTTAAATTTTGGTACCGCGACGGGTACAGCTGGTTATGGTTTTTATGATAACGCTGGCACGATTCAGTTAAAACATGCCAGTGGCGCTTGGGGTAATTTGCCAAACTTGGTTGCTTCTGGCACAGCTGGCTATATTCCATATTTTGCTACCAATGGCAACGCCTTAACGGCGACTTCGGCTTTATTTGTGGCTAGTGATGGGAAGATTGGGATTGGAACGACTAGTCCAAGTGCCAAGCTGGATATTTGGGGTAATTTAAATGTGGCCACTGGAACTGTACCGACGCTATATGTTGATACGGCAACAAACAGGGTAGCGATTGGCAAGGCAGTATCCGAACTGATGACTACGCTTGATGTTGGCGGATATATGTCCGTGTCTAACCAGATTAATATTAGAGGCGCTTGGACGCAGTTTCAGGCCACGGACGCAGATGCTGACTTAGAGTTTAAAACTGCGGCTGGAAATGGAGCGGTTATATTTACTGTTAATGGCGCAACCAAAGCTTTGACCGCATATCAAAATGGTAATATCGGTATTGGCACCACGACCCCTTCTTACATGCTTACTGTTGGCGCGACTAGTTCGCAACAATTTCTAGTTAGCAATGTCGGCGCTGTTACTATTCCAGGTGGACTCACTTTCTCTGGTGCCAGCTCTAATATTGCCCTGGGCTCTAATTATCTCTCTGGCGACGGTGGTGATGAGGGAATATATATTGATAATGCAGGCAATGTTATGATGGGTACCACGACCGCATCGGCAAAATTAAGTCTCGACGGATTGATGTATGTCGGTGGCACCGGCACCTCAACGATTACTAGTAATCTTCAAGTTCTAGGTGCACTGAAAGTGGGCAATGCTTCAACTTATATCGACACCAATAGTATTACCTTTAGTGCCGGCGCTACGATTAATAGTAATAGTAGCATCAATTTAAATCCGGGCGCGACTAGTACGGTTAATATTGGTGGCAATGGACTAGTTTTGACTGGGACTAGTACTATGCCGACAGCTCCAACTGAAGGTCAATTTTCATATAATAACAGAACGAAAAAGATTTCCTACTATACTGGAACCGACTGGAAGGAAGTTAAAGATGGGGAGGGTGTTAGTTTTGGCACTAAAGAAGGTAATAAAACCACAGGAGCCAGTCCTTATTCAGTTGCCACCGGTGATCTTAATAATGATGGGTATATTGACTTAGCGGTTGCGAATTATGCTTCTAATACGGTCTCTACTTTTTTAAATAATGGCAATGGTGCTTTTACTGACAAGGTTGATAACGTTACTGGATTAAATCCTTATTCGGTTGCAATTGGAGATATTAACAATGATGGCTATGCGGACTTGGCGGTGGCGAACAGTAACTCGGCAACTGTCTCGACTTTTTTGAACAATCGTAACGGAACTTTTTCCGCCAAGGTGGATAAAACCACGGGCACCAGCCCATACTCGGTAGCAATCGGCGATTTAAATAACGATGGCTACGCTGACTTGGCGGTGGCAAATTATGGTTCTATTACTGTTTCGACTTTCATAAACAGCACAACGACTCCAGGAACATTTGCCGTCAAGGTGGACAACACGACAGGCACTAATCCTTATTCAGTGGCGATTGGCGATTTAAATAACGATGGCTACGCTGACTTGGCGGTGGCAAATTATGGCTCGGCTACTGTCTCAACTTTCTTAAATAATCGCAATAGCACTTTT